The following coding sequences lie in one Cytobacillus sp. IB215665 genomic window:
- a CDS encoding TetR/AcrR family transcriptional regulator, translating to MVKGNTDLRSVRTRKFIIDSFIELLEKKAFNSIKISDITSGAMINRATFYHHFLDKYDLLEKVIKEELMKNVLQELSNNKEFNEEMLKSLFLSITKFHMSLSDRCQRSYHDMAVNIETLLKKELEQIIFQSLLNKYPDQSDEKLRMIATMLSWMIYGASIDWKQNSSKSSEDYLKYASLSIRELLKME from the coding sequence ATGGTTAAGGGAAACACAGACCTACGTTCAGTTCGAACAAGGAAATTCATTATTGATTCTTTTATAGAACTTTTGGAAAAAAAGGCTTTCAATAGTATTAAGATCAGTGATATTACGTCAGGAGCCATGATTAATCGAGCAACCTTTTATCACCATTTTCTCGATAAATATGATTTGCTCGAAAAAGTAATAAAAGAAGAATTAATGAAGAATGTACTTCAGGAACTATCGAATAATAAAGAGTTCAATGAGGAAATGCTGAAGAGTTTATTCTTATCCATTACAAAGTTTCATATGAGCTTATCTGACCGATGCCAGAGAAGTTATCATGATATGGCTGTAAATATTGAGACTCTATTAAAGAAGGAACTTGAACAGATTATCTTTCAATCACTATTAAATAAGTATCCGGATCAAAGTGATGAAAAGCTAAGAATGATTGCCACTATGTTAAGTTGGATGATTTACGGAGCTTCAATCGATTGGAAGCAGAACAGCAGTAAATCATCAGAAGATTATTTGAAATATGCAAGTTTGTCTATTAGGGAATTATTAAAAATGGAATAG